A window of Pirellula sp. SH-Sr6A contains these coding sequences:
- a CDS encoding potassium-transporting ATPase subunit C: MFTEFIRALRLTGLTISVCVIAYTALVLAAATVIAPEKRLGSLVYGSDGKVVGSRLVAQKFSRPEYLWPRPSAVDYNAAGAGGSNMSPTNPDIRKRAKAILSNYALKNGATIPADLVTASGSGLDPHISLAAALIQADRIAMSRQVDISILQDLLQRQAASELTNTAAPEGFVNVFEFNLMLDSIHQPKRVSSRFGDLSVAATLLERVPDADTLPLVATEDVDRTR, encoded by the coding sequence GTGTTTACTGAATTCATTCGTGCGCTTCGGCTGACAGGGCTGACAATCAGCGTTTGTGTTATCGCATACACGGCTCTGGTGCTTGCGGCTGCAACTGTGATTGCGCCAGAGAAACGCCTCGGCAGTTTGGTTTATGGGAGCGACGGAAAAGTCGTCGGTTCTCGACTAGTGGCGCAGAAGTTCTCCCGCCCCGAGTACTTATGGCCCAGACCATCGGCAGTCGATTACAATGCTGCGGGTGCGGGCGGAAGTAATATGTCGCCTACCAATCCTGATATTCGCAAACGGGCGAAAGCGATACTATCGAATTACGCCTTGAAAAATGGGGCTACGATCCCTGCTGATTTGGTCACGGCGTCAGGGTCAGGATTGGACCCCCATATAAGCCTTGCGGCCGCCCTGATTCAAGCAGACCGAATAGCCATGAGCCGACAGGTAGACATTTCCATCCTCCAAGATCTATTGCAAAGGCAGGCAGCTTCTGAGTTGACCAATACCGCAGCTCCCGAGGGGTTCGTCAACGTTTTCGAGTTCAATTTGATGCTGGATTCGATCCATCAACCGAAACGCGTTAGTTCCCGGTTTGGTGATTTGTCAGTTGCTGCAACTTTGTTGGAGAGGGTACCTGACGCTGACACGCTCCCGCTGGTTGCAACGGAAGATGTGGATCGGACGCGATGA
- the kdpB gene encoding potassium-transporting ATPase subunit KdpB: MSTVSVEPSSSQPSSGQPGQPSHRPRPELFNWSMLVPSIFRSFEMLNPVRMAKNPVMFIAEVGAALTTLITAEAIFAGGEAASYFLGLTVILWFTVLFANFAESVAEARGRAQAASLRSARKDVTANKVAEIAGRVIDEVPASTLKVGDYVVVRPGETIPADGEVVQGIALVDESAVTGESAPVIRESGGDRSAVTGGTRVVSDHIVVKVTAKPGESFLDRMIAMVEGANRSKTPNEIALTILLAGLTMVFLLVCVTLYPIATYFNVTIDIPTLVALLVCLIPTTIGALLAAIGIAGIARLSQANVMAMSGRAVEAAGDVDVLLLDKTGTITLGNRQAAEFIPAPGIDEKRLATVAQLASLADETAEGRSIVILAKNQYSLRGQSLEEMAAEVVPFSARTRMSGLNLEGRVIRKGAVDAIANHLAAHGRELPREVKSEAECIAKAGGTPLVVAENDQALGVVYLKDIVKGGIKERFIELRRMGIKTVMITGDNPLTAAAIAAEAGVDDYLAEATPEAKLELIRRYQSEGHMVAMTGDGTNDAPALAQADVAVAMNSGTQAAKEAGNMVDLDSNPTKLIDVVATGKQMLMTRGALTTFSIANDVAKYFAIIPAVFMSAMPHLAPLNIMGLATPRSAILAAVIFNAVIIPLLIPIAIKGVKYRPIGADALLGTNLLVYGLGGLIVPFVGIKAIDWMLVAVGWI, translated from the coding sequence ATGTCTACCGTCTCCGTCGAGCCGAGCTCGAGCCAACCCAGTTCAGGTCAACCGGGACAACCTTCCCATCGACCAAGACCAGAACTGTTTAACTGGAGCATGCTCGTTCCCTCTATCTTCAGATCGTTCGAGATGCTCAACCCCGTGCGCATGGCCAAAAACCCAGTGATGTTCATCGCTGAGGTTGGAGCTGCGTTAACGACTTTGATCACGGCCGAAGCCATCTTTGCAGGAGGAGAGGCCGCTTCGTACTTCTTGGGATTGACCGTCATTCTCTGGTTTACCGTGTTGTTCGCAAATTTTGCAGAGTCGGTTGCAGAAGCCCGTGGGCGAGCTCAAGCTGCTAGTTTGCGCTCCGCTCGCAAAGATGTGACGGCGAATAAAGTAGCGGAGATCGCAGGACGTGTTATCGATGAAGTGCCGGCCTCCACGCTAAAGGTTGGAGATTACGTAGTAGTTCGTCCAGGCGAAACGATTCCGGCTGACGGCGAAGTTGTGCAAGGGATTGCGCTCGTTGACGAGAGTGCCGTCACTGGCGAGAGCGCTCCGGTAATTCGCGAGAGCGGCGGAGACCGGAGCGCTGTGACGGGCGGAACGCGAGTGGTCTCAGATCACATCGTCGTAAAAGTTACCGCCAAGCCAGGGGAAAGCTTTCTGGATCGCATGATCGCGATGGTGGAAGGGGCTAATCGCAGCAAGACACCCAACGAGATTGCGCTCACGATTCTGCTGGCAGGATTAACCATGGTGTTTCTGTTGGTCTGCGTAACGCTGTATCCCATAGCTACCTACTTTAACGTCACGATCGATATTCCTACTCTGGTGGCTCTGTTGGTTTGTTTGATTCCAACCACAATCGGCGCGTTGCTTGCCGCTATTGGGATCGCTGGTATCGCGAGACTTAGCCAAGCGAACGTGATGGCGATGTCGGGACGTGCTGTAGAAGCAGCCGGTGATGTGGACGTGTTGCTACTCGACAAAACGGGAACGATAACGCTGGGAAATCGTCAAGCCGCCGAGTTCATCCCCGCACCTGGAATCGACGAGAAGCGTCTGGCGACGGTCGCCCAGCTTGCTTCCTTGGCAGACGAAACAGCCGAAGGCCGCAGTATTGTTATTCTCGCGAAGAACCAATACAGTCTTCGGGGGCAATCACTCGAGGAAATGGCTGCCGAGGTTGTGCCATTTAGCGCTCGGACTCGAATGAGCGGACTCAATCTCGAAGGTCGCGTCATTCGTAAAGGTGCGGTCGATGCGATCGCAAACCACCTAGCGGCGCACGGTAGGGAACTGCCGCGCGAAGTGAAGTCAGAAGCCGAATGCATTGCAAAAGCGGGAGGGACGCCGCTCGTCGTCGCTGAGAATGATCAAGCCCTAGGTGTTGTCTATTTGAAAGATATCGTGAAGGGGGGAATCAAAGAGCGATTCATCGAACTGCGGCGAATGGGGATCAAGACGGTCATGATCACCGGCGACAACCCACTTACAGCCGCAGCGATTGCAGCAGAAGCGGGCGTTGACGATTACCTAGCAGAAGCGACACCTGAGGCGAAATTGGAACTGATCCGCCGTTACCAAAGCGAGGGGCATATGGTGGCCATGACCGGCGACGGGACCAACGACGCGCCCGCACTTGCTCAAGCCGATGTGGCCGTTGCGATGAACTCGGGAACGCAGGCAGCGAAAGAGGCTGGAAATATGGTTGACTTGGACTCTAATCCGACCAAGTTGATCGATGTTGTCGCGACGGGAAAGCAGATGCTGATGACTCGCGGTGCACTGACAACGTTCAGTATCGCGAATGATGTCGCCAAATACTTTGCGATCATTCCCGCGGTATTCATGAGTGCCATGCCACACCTAGCACCCCTCAATATTATGGGGTTAGCGACTCCCAGGAGTGCCATTCTCGCTGCCGTTATCTTCAATGCAGTGATCATACCGCTACTTATTCCTATCGCCATCAAGGGTGTGAAGTATCGTCCTATCGGAGCAGACGCACTGCTAGGAACGAACCTGCTTGTCTACGGGCTCGGCGGATTGATTGTTCCCTTTGTTGGTATCAAAGCCATCGATTGGATGTTGGTTGCGGTGGGTTGGATTTAA
- the kdpA gene encoding potassium-transporting ATPase subunit KdpA → MNTWIPFVLILGMAVAMAWPLSRYMQWAFDSQSPSPFIRRWHHWLDLGLGRIDLSTTGTWSGYCRSMLVFNYGMFVLVYAVLSFQDYLPLNPDKKVGLEPTLAFNTAISFVTNTNLQHYSGEVALSYFSQLSLMWLQFVSAATGLAVLVAVARVMAGAKIMGDFYRDVATASFLVLLPLAIVVALCLAVSGVPMALAGAVEATTLEGATQTIARGPVAAFVAIKQLGTNGGGFFGTNSTHPLENPTFWTNVISNFSIILIPMASVWMFGRVTGRLRHSHAVFGVMLILFVGFIAYASICEQQSTKALDSLPIASSSNLEGKELRFGTLAGPVWAVSTTSTSNGSVNAMHDSLNPMTSIAPLTGMWLNVEFGGVGVGMLNMFMFIVMSVFLAGMMVGRTPEYLARKIEAFEIKLALLTILSHPLFILGGTALFAATAWGRGTISNPGSHGLTQIFYEFSSAAANNGSGFEGLADNTPPWNIATGLVMLFARFIPIIAPLAIAGSLSSKRATPEGAGTFRTDSWLFCVILLGTVLIVGALLFLPLAVLGPIAEQLQTAQ, encoded by the coding sequence ATGAATACTTGGATTCCATTTGTTCTGATATTGGGCATGGCAGTCGCGATGGCTTGGCCGCTGTCTCGTTACATGCAATGGGCGTTCGATTCCCAGAGCCCCTCACCATTTATTCGACGCTGGCATCACTGGCTCGACTTGGGGCTGGGGCGAATCGATCTGTCTACTACAGGCACTTGGTCTGGCTATTGTCGTAGTATGCTCGTGTTCAACTACGGGATGTTCGTGCTCGTTTACGCTGTACTCTCGTTTCAAGACTACTTGCCCCTCAACCCAGATAAGAAAGTTGGCTTAGAGCCAACGCTCGCGTTTAACACAGCGATTTCGTTTGTCACCAATACGAACCTTCAGCATTACTCCGGTGAAGTCGCCTTAAGTTACTTCTCGCAACTATCTCTTATGTGGTTGCAATTCGTTTCGGCAGCCACTGGTCTCGCAGTGCTCGTGGCGGTTGCACGGGTCATGGCGGGCGCGAAGATTATGGGGGATTTCTATCGTGACGTGGCTACAGCTTCGTTTCTGGTTCTCTTACCCTTGGCAATCGTTGTGGCATTGTGTTTGGCTGTCAGTGGCGTGCCGATGGCATTGGCTGGTGCAGTGGAGGCAACGACGCTCGAAGGAGCGACACAGACCATTGCCCGCGGTCCAGTGGCTGCCTTTGTGGCAATCAAACAATTAGGCACCAACGGCGGTGGTTTTTTTGGCACAAATAGTACGCATCCATTGGAGAATCCGACTTTCTGGACCAACGTCATCAGCAACTTTTCCATCATTTTGATCCCAATGGCTAGTGTATGGATGTTTGGGCGCGTCACCGGACGCTTACGTCACTCGCATGCAGTCTTTGGAGTGATGCTAATCCTGTTCGTTGGATTCATCGCGTACGCGAGCATCTGTGAGCAGCAGTCGACAAAGGCTTTGGATAGCCTGCCCATTGCATCATCAAGCAATTTGGAAGGCAAAGAACTTCGATTTGGAACGTTAGCTGGACCTGTCTGGGCGGTATCAACGACTTCGACATCAAACGGTTCAGTCAATGCTATGCATGACAGCCTAAATCCTATGACTAGCATCGCTCCGTTGACCGGCATGTGGCTCAACGTGGAGTTCGGTGGTGTGGGCGTTGGTATGTTGAATATGTTCATGTTCATTGTTATGTCGGTGTTCTTGGCTGGCATGATGGTGGGGCGAACCCCTGAGTATCTTGCTAGGAAGATTGAAGCCTTTGAGATCAAGTTAGCTTTGCTAACGATTCTGTCCCATCCGCTGTTTATTCTGGGGGGAACAGCTCTTTTCGCTGCTACAGCATGGGGTAGGGGCACAATCAGCAATCCAGGCAGCCACGGCCTGACCCAAATTTTTTACGAGTTCAGCTCAGCCGCAGCCAACAACGGATCAGGCTTCGAAGGACTTGCAGACAACACACCGCCTTGGAACATTGCTACCGGTCTTGTGATGTTGTTCGCTCGCTTCATCCCGATCATCGCACCGCTGGCGATCGCCGGATCGCTCAGTAGCAAGCGGGCGACGCCTGAGGGCGCAGGCACCTTCCGTACTGACTCATGGTTGTTTTGTGTCATTCTGCTTGGAACGGTGTTGATAGTTGGAGCGCTCTTGTTCTTGCCGCTCGCCGTCTTGGGACCGATCGCCGAGCAATTGCAGACTGCTCAATAA
- a CDS encoding potassium-transporting ATPase subunit F codes for MNAIVILVVVLSFVYLTYAMLRPEKF; via the coding sequence ATGAATGCCATCGTCATTTTGGTGGTTGTTCTGTCATTCGTCTATCTGACCTACGCGATGTTACGCCCTGAGAAGTTTTAG
- a CDS encoding glycerophosphodiester phosphodiesterase, giving the protein MMTTQFLYRIAFLATVWITVSTLEAAEKEPFHFGHRGGAHEFEENTLFAFKSCYEKGIRGFELDVRMTSDGELVVLHDDSLDRTHHGTGPVESLKAAEARKVHSKKQNEPLLFLDTLLAFLKDKPGMYVEFEMKTSNKDLYPDSRIAEYAAKLHEKVTAFVPAGSTYVFTSFDQRPLKAIKQVDANADIMLIKGGPLTPELMAAARAIGSKRIAAKMEGTTRLAVKEAQKQGFIVTGWPGHNLNDYFLGLGLGVDAICSDVPVQVQEYIDTKRSR; this is encoded by the coding sequence ATGATGACTACCCAATTTCTCTACCGAATCGCTTTCCTCGCCACGGTATGGATCACTGTAAGCACGCTCGAGGCTGCCGAAAAAGAGCCATTCCATTTTGGCCACCGTGGGGGCGCACACGAATTTGAAGAAAACACACTCTTCGCTTTCAAAAGTTGCTACGAAAAAGGGATCCGGGGTTTCGAGCTTGATGTGCGCATGACCAGCGATGGGGAATTGGTCGTATTGCACGATGATTCCCTGGATCGGACGCATCACGGTACGGGGCCAGTCGAATCGCTGAAGGCCGCCGAGGCCCGGAAAGTTCACTCCAAGAAACAGAACGAGCCGCTGCTGTTCCTGGACACTCTGCTTGCCTTCTTGAAAGACAAGCCAGGCATGTACGTGGAGTTTGAGATGAAGACCAGCAACAAGGATCTCTATCCTGATTCCCGCATAGCCGAGTATGCCGCCAAGTTGCATGAGAAAGTCACGGCGTTTGTTCCCGCAGGCTCTACCTACGTATTCACCTCGTTCGACCAACGCCCCCTAAAGGCGATTAAGCAAGTTGACGCCAATGCCGACATCATGCTGATCAAAGGAGGTCCGCTGACTCCCGAACTAATGGCGGCGGCGAGAGCAATCGGCTCGAAGCGAATCGCGGCCAAGATGGAAGGTACGACGCGATTGGCTGTGAAAGAGGCCCAAAAGCAAGGTTTCATCGTGACCGGTTGGCCGGGCCATAATCTCAACGATTACTTTCTTGGGCTCGGTTTAGGCGTGGACGCGATCTGCAGTGATGTCCCTGTGCAAGTACAGGAATACATCGACACGAAGCGCAGTCGGTAG